TTGGGCAGCTTGCCGCCGGGGCCGTAGTAGCCGTGGTGCATGTGCTCGCCCCAGGTCTGCTCCCACAGGCCGGAGGACGCATCATAAAACTGCTGAATTCGTTGATAAAGCGGGGTGCTCATAGCTCGGTAGGCGGTGAGTGAGAAACCAAAGCGCGATCGCCCCAGCGCGGTCCAAGAGCGCGATCGCAAATTGCCTCTAACCTAGCTTGAGTTGCCCCGCTGCGCGTCTCTCCTGGGGCAGTTTGGCCAAAAAATCCCCAAAAAACCCAAAAAAAGGCTGTGCCAATCAGCACAGCCCGACTTTGTCCTTGATGCAACTTGGAAAACCTCGAAGCTCAGGTTTGCGAGATCACCCGCTGGCCTCCCAGCGCTGGGGCTGGCCGAGGGGCTCGCTGTACACCGAGTAGCCGTAGGCCAGGCGATCGCGCCAAGCCCTGGGCGGACGGCGGACCCAGTGGTTGACCGTCTGGGCCAGCGGCACCGGGCGCCCCCGCAGATGGCGCGGCAAGAGGGCATACTCCGTCGTCGGCGCGACCCGATAGCGCGGGCACACCGCTGCCAGTCCCGACGCCTGGATCAGGCCATCGATTTCTGAGGCGCTGTACTGCCGAAGATACAGGGGATTGAGGTGGCGGCCCAGGAGTCTCCGCAGCCCATTGGCGACCTGGTGGGCCGGACAGCGGCGATTGTGAAAAGAGTGGTGAAACACAAAGGCCCCGCCCGGTTTGAGCACCCGCCGCACTTCGGCGAGAACTGCCTTGACCTGCCCTTCGGTGAGGTGCATAAAAACGCAGTTAGACAGCACTAAATCAATCGATTGATTGGGGATCGGCAGCGTCTCCGCCGAAGCACAAAATAAGTAAAAATCTGATCCCGGCAAAAAGTCATAGACTGCCTTAAAGGTTTGCAGTCTGCGCAGCAAAGATTCGGAAATATCAATGCCAAAAAAGCGATCGCATCTCAAAGATTTTTCTTTAGAAAGACGCAGAGGCAACAAGCCATAACCCGTACCAATATCGAGTAAGTTTTCAACCTGCAAAAACTCAGGAAAATCTTGCCAAAATGGCCCCAGTTTCCCAGCAAGAATGGTATGGTCTTGGTGCAATTCAGGAGATATTTCTAGCTGCTCAATTTTGGCACTGTCGTAGTAAGTTTTGCCCAGCTTGTCCCATAGATGCTTTTGGGCGAGGGCTTG
This genomic stretch from Geitlerinema sp. PCC 7407 harbors:
- a CDS encoding class I SAM-dependent methyltransferase, giving the protein MIATHTPAIAGFAMRDGIYFPAEGYSPQALAQKHLWDKLGKTYYDSAKIEQLEISPELHQDHTILAGKLGPFWQDFPEFLQVENLLDIGTGYGLLPLRLSKEKSLRCDRFFGIDISESLLRRLQTFKAVYDFLPGSDFYLFCASAETLPIPNQSIDLVLSNCVFMHLTEGQVKAVLAEVRRVLKPGGAFVFHHSFHNRRCPAHQVANGLRRLLGRHLNPLYLRQYSASEIDGLIQASGLAAVCPRYRVAPTTEYALLPRHLRGRPVPLAQTVNHWVRRPPRAWRDRLAYGYSVYSEPLGQPQRWEASG